The sequence below is a genomic window from Cobetia sp. cqz5-12.
CAGACGGCAATCCCGAACTGATCCGGGTCCACCTGCGCCAGGGCCGGGATGTAATCCGCGACCTTGCCCTCGTTGAAGCAGCGGCTGGCATCATTGGACAGGCGTTCAAGCAGCGTCTGGAGGGCATCAGAGTCGAGTGGCGGCGTCATGGCGACCTTGAGGAGACAGAGTGGATGGAATGCAATCGCATGGTACGGCTGCGCATTCTACCCAATCCTGTGGGCTGTGGCGCGTGGTGATCCGAGCGCTTGATAGCCAGCCCTTATCAGCGGGGTAGGGCAAAGTGATTTCAAGTTGCAGATGAGACTCACTATCATTCATTACATCGAGGCAACAACAGTTTGCCCACCAAGAGACACGCGACGCGCTGGGGTTCAGCGTCTCGCTGAGCACAGACCGCCCGGAGGGCAGCCAACATGATCAAGACATTGACCTTTGCCAGCATGCACTTCTCCATCGCCTTCGGTGTCACCTACCTGCTGACCGGTGACATCGTGGTCGGCGGTCTGGTCGCCATCGTCGAGCCTGCGGTCAACACCGTCGCCTTCTTCTTCCACGAAAAAGTCTGGAACCGTGTCACCGCGCGCCGCCAGCAGGCTGCTGAGCGCGAGGCAAACTCGCGAAACGCCATGAGCGGAGCGGCGCTGGCGGGCTGAGGCCGCTTGCGCGTGGCAAGGATGCGCCGCAGAATCGAGCGACCTTTTCCCCGGAGCTCCTCATGCTGAC
It includes:
- a CDS encoding DUF2061 domain-containing protein, with the protein product MIKTLTFASMHFSIAFGVTYLLTGDIVVGGLVAIVEPAVNTVAFFFHEKVWNRVTARRQQAAEREANSRNAMSGAALAG